One stretch of Phaeodactylum tricornutum CCAP 1055/1 chromosome 9, whole genome shotgun sequence DNA includes these proteins:
- a CDS encoding predicted protein: protein MPDEEDVAALAQTSFHRLAENLHRNGFDICHPFHPRWYNEWLQQQANGLSILDEKDISGAFLIGNTKNMWPYFKRWWSTRSTIGQQLSAEQRKHPLDTFCKDTITAIVKSYFLSLEGGNANRDRFELHWASTHEIEKLVSMQRIASVSGFAYLDPHTHLAVHPIYGTWMSFRAVVVFHSKSRIPFQLPPPKMVPCLLSPQEQEIAREAMIHALKYSDLDQLCGQLHNTMEGNDEMILAWIALRDCVRVGRFLGVRGGRRICKRLYR from the exons ATGcccgacgaggaagacgtAGCGGCCCTCGCTCAAACCTCTTTTCACAGACTAGCCGAGAATTTACATCGAAATGGCTTCGATATCTGCCATCCCTTCCACCCACGCTGGTACAATGAATGGCTTCAGCAGCAAGCAAATGGGCTATCAAttttggacgaaaaagacatATCGGGCGCTTTTCTAATTGGAAATACCAAGAACATGTGGCCGTATTTCAAACGCTGGTGGAGCACTCGTTCCACCATTGGCCAGCAGCTGTCGGCTGAGCAGCGCAAGCACCCGCTGGATACCTTTTGTAAAGATACAATCACGGCTATTGTCAAGAGCTACTTCTTGTCCCTCGAGGGTGGTAATGCAAACAGGGATCGATTTGAGCTTCACTGGGCCTCCACCCACGAAATTGAGAAGCTGGTGTCCATGCAGCGAATCGCTAGTGTTAGCGGATTTGCCTACTTAGATCCGCACACTCACTTGGCTGTACATCCCATTTACGGCACTTGGATGTCGTTTCGGGCCGTGGTTGTCTTTCACTCGAAGAGTCGAATTCCATTTCAATTGCCACCACCGAAAATGGTCCCTTGTTTGCTATCTCCACAGGAGCAAGAGATTGCTCGAGAGGCAATGATCCATGCACTCAAATATAGCGATTTGGACCAACTTTGTGGTCAGCTTCACAATACGATGGAGGGCAATGATGAAATGATTTTAGCATGGATAGCCCTCCGAGATTGCGTCCGAGTTGGTC GTTTCCTCGGCGTGCGCGGAGGACGTCGTATTTGTAAACGATTATATCGCTAG
- a CDS encoding predicted protein, giving the protein MIPTTSRQAFVVVAITFAALVIGARAAFFSAQPSLPSTCPRPSQTSARSVFQHKRTSQGRATRIPTTRFHKQQISCSPTALCVCSVHGQRRDVTIPLLDLIIAETDEDSYLSEEDELTESMVQPLPSTHLPDELTTLNVYGMQLSRPVHKRIIQDALERGERNGVGELNGMEKVFGHVAYKPNANSLIGAIGCTAEILMQANTGDLDGDDDNIVDPEEDSIPQTVLCRGSYRFIVKELVQTIPFPVAIVDELCDEETGNLTTNATIVSAVEEDEEDDDEEDMIDDHATPAELEKRCMVAMKDYVDQQLDVLIRDMTPLEQSILEDTDNRVNLTAQRHAAEEAAAVYSVFEQYLVDLCPGPTERYFAVAFLAAEMANMENDVRRTILRLTNGIDRLRYVTHALEEVVGMARARRMAHAITDPVNDDRESTDENSLMNLKVGTPALPPWAKSIRQGMRVEYYWNEVEGWCEGTVMEEPIQIVDEIIMTVRFSDGETHRLPFTADEKVRWRPPQQSSE; this is encoded by the coding sequence ATGATCCCGACCACGAGTAGGCAAGCttttgttgtcgtcgctATTACCTTTGCCGCGCTGGTTATCGGTGCTCGAGCCGCTTTTTTTTCTGCGCAGCCATCCTTACCATCCACATGCCCAAGACCAAGTCAAACAAGCGCACGATCTGTATTTCAACACAAACGCACCAGCCAAGGTCGAGCGACTAGAATTCCAACAACCCGATTCCACAAACAACAGATCTCGTGCTCCCCAACTGCGCTGTGCGTTTGTAGCGTACACGGACAACGCCGGGATGTGACAATTCCTCTTCTCGATCTGATCATCGCCGAGACGGATGAGGATAGTTACTTGTCGGAAGAGGACGAACTGACTGAATCCATGGTCCAGCCCCTGCCATCGACACACTTACCCGATGAACTAACAACTCTCAACGTCTACGGGATGCAGCTGAGCCGTCCTGTACACAAACGCATTATCCAAGATGCCTTGGAACGGGGCGAAAGGAACGGAGTGGGCGAGTTGAATGGGATGGAAAAGGTGTTTGGGCACGTCGCGTACAAACCCAACGCCAATAGCTTGATCGGAGCCATCGGTTGCACGGCCGAGATACTGATGCAAGCAAACACTGGAGACCTAGACGGGGATGATGATAATATTGTGGATCCGGAAGAAGACAGTATACCTCAGACGGTTCTTTGTCGAGGATCGTATCGGTTCATTGTTAAAGAACTCGTCCAGACGATTCCGTTTCCGGTCGCAATTGTCGATGAGCTTTGTGATGAAGAAACTGGTAATTTGACGACCAACGCAACAATCGTGTCAGCCGTAGaggaggacgaggaagacgacgacgaagaggataTGATTGACGACCACGCCACGCCCGCTGAATTGGAAAAACGCTGCATGGTTGCCATGAAAGACTACGTGGATCAGCAGCTGGATGTCTTGATACGAGACATGACTCCTCTCGAGCAATCCATTCTGGAAGACACGGATAACCGCGTCAACTTAACGGCTCAGCGCCATGCTGCTGAAGAAGCTGCAGCCGTGTACAGCGTTTTTGAGCAGTATCTGGTTGATTTATGCCCAGGACCAACCGAGCGGTACTTTGCAGTTGCGTTTCTGGCCGCAGAAATGGCTAACATGGAGAATGATGTCCGGCGGACCATATTACGACTTACAAACGGTATCGATCGACTACGATACGTAACCCACGCATTAGAAGAAGTCGTAGGTATGGCGCGGGCACGTAGGATGGCGCACGCTATCACTGATCCGGTAAATGACGACCGAGAGAGTACCGATGAGAATTCCTTGATGAATTTGAAGGTTGGGACACCGGCCTTGCCACCTTGGGCCAAGTCAATTCGGCAAGGGATGCGGGTTGAATACTACTGGAACGAAGTAGAGGGTTGGTGCGAAGGAACCGTGATGGAGGAGCCCATCCAGATCGTGGACGAAATTATCATGACGGTGCGTTTTAGTGACGGGGAAACACACAGGTTGCCGTTCACTGCAGACGAGAAAGTACGATGGCGACCACCGCAACAATCGTCTGAGTAG